In the genome of Candidatus Zixiibacteriota bacterium, one region contains:
- a CDS encoding response regulator: protein MDRKLNVLVVDDEQIVLDSVRKHLGKEDYVIHTALAADKALELVRQGEIDIVLTDLMMPEIDGLEFMRLVKVDFPHLPVIMITGYATINTALQATQLGAFDYVAKPFTRKELQGVVRRAAEMASPPDSAQRGQITGERSDTDSHERIQEFKSVGDNAWLMLRDDGIVVFGVEHSFLQTIGTVQNIYLPSIGDKLRQGGTYLQIMSTDMRSHSLVSPLSGTVVEVNQKVIDDPQSALQDPFGEGWLIRLQPSRFDLEIKELGL from the coding sequence ATGGATAGAAAACTGAATGTTCTGGTCGTGGATGATGAGCAAATCGTGCTGGACAGCGTTCGCAAACACCTCGGCAAGGAGGATTATGTCATTCACACGGCGCTGGCCGCAGACAAGGCACTGGAGTTGGTCAGACAGGGCGAGATCGACATTGTTCTGACTGACCTCATGATGCCGGAGATCGACGGTCTGGAGTTCATGCGCCTGGTCAAAGTCGACTTCCCGCACCTGCCGGTGATCATGATCACCGGCTACGCCACTATCAACACTGCCCTCCAGGCAACGCAACTGGGAGCTTTTGACTATGTGGCCAAACCATTTACCCGTAAGGAACTTCAGGGCGTTGTCCGACGGGCTGCCGAAATGGCCAGCCCCCCCGACTCAGCCCAGCGTGGACAAATCACAGGCGAAAGGTCAGATACCGATTCCCACGAGCGAATTCAGGAATTCAAATCCGTGGGCGACAATGCCTGGCTGATGCTACGAGATGACGGCATAGTCGTGTTTGGTGTCGAGCACTCTTTCCTCCAGACTATCGGAACTGTCCAGAATATCTATCTCCCATCGATCGGAGACAAGTTACGCCAGGGTGGCACTTATTTGCAGATCATGTCGACGGACATGCGTTCACATTCACTGGTCTCACCGTTGTCGGGAACCGTCGTGGAGGTCAACCAGAAAGTAATTGATGATCCCCAATCAGCTCTACAGGACCCTTTTGGTGAGGGCTGGCTGATTCGTCTACAACCCTCACGATTCGATCTTGAGATTAAGGAATTGGGACTGTAG
- a CDS encoding metalloregulator ArsR/SmtB family transcription factor, protein MDEKQFSRYFKAFGDPSRLRILQALTSREMTVGEITIQIGLAQPTISRHLALMRDSGIVVDRREGQKVFYSLNKDAIRSCCSGFCNCLEIVVPKAKKSKKK, encoded by the coding sequence ATGGATGAGAAGCAGTTCAGTAGGTATTTCAAGGCTTTTGGTGATCCCTCGCGTCTGCGTATACTGCAGGCGTTGACCTCTCGCGAGATGACCGTAGGGGAAATTACCATCCAGATCGGCCTAGCCCAGCCTACGATCAGCCGGCACCTGGCTCTGATGAGAGACTCCGGGATAGTAGTCGATCGACGCGAGGGGCAGAAGGTCTTCTACAGCCTAAACAAGGATGCAATACGGTCTTGTTGCTCTGGTTTCTGCAATTGTCTTGAGATTGTGGTCCCGAAAGCAAAGAAAAGCAAAAAAAAATAG
- a CDS encoding S8 family serine peptidase: MNLTRSTVLVIASMLLLTMSAWPGELSPQLRQQIAAKANIELIPVWIGLPRTKRIAGLKTEVLELASSHRGRYQAAMNLLKEEHVTRQASLLAHLEQLKSQGRATNIKSHWITNIIEVKLAVGDLEVLAARGDIEMIYAVPSVNLIPPEKTDPAQSMSTAGVETNLSFINADAAWAAGYTGAGRVICSFDTGVDGHHPALVNNWKGHDGDSAAAWFDPQDQQPFPHILTGKYPSHGTHVMGILVGHDDATGDTIGVAPDAEWISAAVINISGASIIDAFEWAADPDGDPNSIDDLPDVINHSWGVKDIDCQSIFFDMIDNLEALGIVNIFGAGNESAVSSIRNPANRALDSLDCFAVGNVRPELPLTIDPSSSRGPSDCNGAIKPNVVAPGYTIRSSIPYGNYSPMTGTSMSTPHVSGLVALLRQKNPNATVDEIKKAILTTAADHGHNLPDNNYGWGLIDCMAALNALSAVNAAPNVRIYTFDHDPIEPGDTVEGTVVMQNLGASVSNVSATITGSYPSLTPINGSAYFGSINEGDTLRSNDTIRVVVSDTVTPGSVLSLDFLITGDGYSQPAKLFFLVESKLQRSIATHDIGRITYSVTNFGTYGLGDHSFFPGGGLGFQLDNTGNDLWESGLIIGSSAANISDGVRNPAGEPDGDFKVLPGGNIQLLQPGNDASQETYSIFDDSRAEAPLGLKVIQQSYAYDTPPNDVFIIMRYIISNENSYPLSGIRLGLYSDWDVLVFTNNAGGWDSDNSILWTAYNNGSTINNYRGMTVIDGQVTTGLTASGSLITWDNFGDGFTEDEKYVALSDGFASASTYVDSSIDLLQLIAVGPKLFTAGSVDTVAFAIVAGASQSDLVVAAADATWCYDSLINNPTPDAPVISNIPDQTITEGGSFATISLDDYVFDINNTDAEMTWSYSGNVELLVDITARVATITAPADWNGTEMITFRATDPVNLYDEDVASFTVLADGPNLICSPGSLEFSADRGKDGPSAKILNLTTSDNSSVSWSASKDSSWLSISPTSGGTPQEISVSITDTDLPLTVYHDTITITSTEIANSPLSIPIILTINAPAWALDQNYPNPFNPSTSIRYSLYKRCQVTIDVYNILGQRVTTLVDKVQSASTYEIQWDGTDFAGKKVATGLYFYRLKAGGHVEAKKMLLIK; encoded by the coding sequence ATGAATCTGACCCGTTCGACCGTTCTTGTTATTGCTTCCATGCTGCTCCTAACTATGTCGGCTTGGCCGGGAGAACTATCGCCCCAACTGCGACAACAGATCGCTGCCAAGGCCAATATCGAATTGATTCCGGTGTGGATAGGCCTTCCTCGGACCAAGCGAATCGCTGGCTTGAAAACTGAAGTTCTGGAACTGGCTAGTTCTCACCGTGGTCGTTATCAAGCAGCCATGAACCTCCTGAAGGAAGAACACGTAACGCGACAGGCCAGCCTTCTCGCCCACCTTGAACAACTCAAATCGCAGGGCAGGGCCACAAATATCAAATCGCACTGGATAACGAACATCATCGAGGTCAAACTGGCCGTGGGCGATTTGGAGGTCCTTGCCGCCCGAGGCGATATTGAAATGATCTACGCTGTACCTTCGGTGAACCTGATACCGCCCGAGAAAACAGACCCGGCTCAGTCTATGTCGACAGCAGGAGTTGAAACCAATCTATCGTTTATTAATGCCGACGCTGCCTGGGCGGCTGGCTACACCGGTGCGGGGCGTGTAATCTGCTCGTTTGACACGGGCGTCGACGGCCACCATCCAGCCCTCGTGAACAACTGGAAAGGCCACGACGGTGACTCAGCGGCGGCCTGGTTCGACCCTCAAGACCAACAGCCGTTTCCTCATATTCTCACGGGAAAGTATCCAAGTCACGGCACACACGTTATGGGCATCCTTGTTGGTCATGATGATGCAACCGGTGATACTATTGGAGTTGCTCCGGACGCCGAATGGATTTCGGCCGCAGTTATCAATATCTCAGGAGCCTCTATCATCGACGCCTTTGAATGGGCGGCTGATCCCGACGGCGACCCAAACTCGATAGACGACCTCCCCGACGTCATAAATCATAGTTGGGGAGTTAAGGATATTGACTGTCAGAGTATCTTCTTTGACATGATCGACAATCTTGAAGCTTTGGGAATTGTTAACATATTTGGAGCCGGTAACGAAAGTGCCGTTTCATCTATTCGTAACCCGGCCAACCGCGCCCTTGATTCGCTTGATTGTTTCGCGGTCGGAAACGTACGGCCCGAATTGCCGCTGACTATCGATCCCAGTTCATCGCGTGGTCCCTCAGACTGCAACGGTGCCATCAAACCCAACGTTGTGGCCCCCGGTTACACCATACGGTCATCAATACCATACGGTAACTACTCTCCCATGACCGGGACTTCAATGTCCACCCCCCATGTGTCTGGACTGGTGGCACTGCTTCGACAGAAGAACCCCAATGCTACGGTGGATGAGATCAAAAAGGCAATCCTGACTACCGCCGCTGATCACGGGCACAACCTCCCCGACAATAACTATGGCTGGGGGTTGATCGACTGCATGGCAGCGCTGAATGCTCTGTCGGCGGTCAACGCGGCTCCCAATGTTCGAATCTATACTTTCGATCATGACCCCATTGAACCGGGAGATACGGTCGAGGGAACGGTGGTGATGCAAAACCTGGGAGCTTCCGTGTCCAATGTCTCGGCGACAATAACCGGCTCCTACCCGTCGCTGACACCAATCAACGGCAGTGCCTATTTTGGCAGTATAAATGAAGGCGACACACTACGCTCGAACGATACAATCCGTGTAGTCGTTTCCGACACAGTTACTCCCGGCAGCGTCCTGTCCCTCGACTTCTTGATTACTGGTGATGGCTACTCGCAACCAGCCAAGCTGTTTTTTTTGGTCGAATCGAAGCTCCAACGTTCAATCGCCACTCACGATATTGGCCGCATTACATATAGCGTTACCAACTTTGGCACCTATGGACTCGGGGATCATTCCTTCTTCCCCGGAGGCGGGCTTGGATTTCAACTGGACAACACCGGAAATGACCTATGGGAGAGTGGCCTGATCATTGGAAGCAGTGCCGCCAACATCTCGGATGGTGTTCGAAATCCTGCTGGTGAACCGGACGGCGATTTCAAAGTTCTCCCAGGGGGGAACATACAGCTACTTCAGCCGGGCAATGATGCTTCCCAGGAGACATACTCGATTTTCGATGATTCCCGCGCGGAAGCCCCGCTGGGTCTAAAAGTGATCCAGCAGTCTTATGCTTATGATACTCCTCCTAACGACGTTTTCATAATCATGCGTTACATCATTAGTAACGAGAACTCCTATCCGCTTAGCGGTATTCGACTTGGCCTGTATTCTGACTGGGATGTCCTCGTCTTTACTAACAACGCTGGGGGCTGGGACAGCGACAACAGCATTCTCTGGACTGCTTACAATAATGGGTCTACGATTAACAACTACCGGGGTATGACCGTAATCGATGGTCAGGTGACAACCGGTCTCACAGCGTCAGGGTCTCTGATTACTTGGGATAATTTTGGTGACGGATTCACTGAAGACGAAAAATACGTCGCCTTGTCGGACGGGTTCGCATCCGCATCAACATATGTCGATTCATCCATTGATCTATTGCAGTTGATTGCAGTGGGACCAAAACTATTCACAGCCGGTTCCGTTGACACAGTGGCTTTTGCCATTGTGGCCGGAGCCTCCCAAAGCGATCTTGTTGTAGCGGCAGCCGACGCGACCTGGTGCTACGATTCACTAATTAACAACCCAACACCTGATGCTCCCGTAATATCTAACATTCCTGATCAGACCATCACCGAAGGCGGCAGCTTCGCTACTATTTCTCTTGATGACTATGTATTTGACATAAACAATACCGACGCCGAGATGACTTGGAGTTACAGCGGTAACGTTGAGTTATTGGTCGATATAACTGCCCGCGTCGCGACTATCACGGCTCCGGCTGACTGGAACGGGACCGAAATGATTACGTTCAGGGCTACCGATCCGGTTAACCTGTATGACGAGGATGTAGCGTCCTTTACGGTCTTGGCTGATGGCCCGAATCTGATCTGTTCCCCAGGTTCTCTGGAATTTAGCGCAGATAGAGGTAAAGACGGTCCGTCGGCGAAGATTCTCAACCTGACAACATCCGACAATTCTTCCGTATCATGGTCGGCCAGTAAGGACTCAAGTTGGCTGAGCATCTCGCCCACGTCTGGTGGTACACCTCAGGAAATAAGTGTGAGCATCACGGATACTGATCTTCCACTAACAGTTTATCACGATACTATTACAATTACATCCACCGAAATAGCGAACAGCCCTCTTAGTATTCCCATCATTCTCACCATAAATGCGCCGGCGTGGGCTCTTGACCAGAACTACCCCAACCCATTTAACCCATCGACTTCTATCCGGTACAGTCTATATAAGCGCTGTCAAGTGACGATTGACGTCTATAATATCCTCGGCCAACGCGTTACCACTCTGGTGGACAAAGTACAATCTGCGAGCACGTATGAGATACAATGGGACGGAACTGATTTCGCAGGCAAAAAAGTGGCAACCGGTCTCTACTTCTATCGATTGAAGGCCGGCGGTCACGTTGAGGCGAAGAAGATGCTGTTGATCAAGTAG
- a CDS encoding HNH endonuclease, producing the protein MYTTPLVNRRVLLLNQNYEPLTVCSARRAFVLMFAGKAEMLETADGLKVRTVSRSYALPSVVRLWQYRKVPYKQIMLTRRNIIMRDDNLCQYCGSRRGPMTVDHVIPKMKNGLATWTNLVCACTRCNNKKGDRTPEQAGMKLRRKPFRPSYITFIHRHYGVQDRWKPYLFLDPSCGRYATT; encoded by the coding sequence ATGTATACGACACCGCTGGTCAATCGACGGGTTCTGCTTTTGAATCAGAACTACGAGCCGCTGACGGTCTGCTCCGCTCGGCGTGCCTTTGTACTTATGTTTGCGGGTAAGGCCGAGATGTTGGAAACGGCTGACGGTTTGAAGGTGCGAACGGTCAGCAGGTCATACGCGCTACCCTCGGTTGTACGGTTATGGCAATATCGTAAGGTTCCATATAAGCAAATCATGCTGACGCGTCGCAATATCATCATGCGTGATGATAATCTCTGTCAGTATTGTGGCTCCCGACGAGGACCAATGACTGTTGATCACGTTATTCCGAAAATGAAGAACGGTCTGGCGACATGGACGAATCTGGTTTGTGCGTGCACTCGATGCAACAACAAGAAAGGGGACCGGACTCCGGAACAGGCTGGCATGAAATTACGGCGCAAGCCGTTTCGCCCCAGCTATATTACTTTTATTCACCGCCACTACGGTGTTCAGGATCGATGGAAACCTTATCTCTTCCTTGATCCTTCATGTGGACGTTACGCTACGACATGA
- the pta gene encoding phosphate acetyltransferase, producing the protein MVTKQEALDYHSHGRPGKIEVVSTKPCRKERDLSLAYTPGVADPCMEIHRNPEDVYKYTAKGNLVAVVSNGSAVLGLGNIGPAAGKPVMEGKGILFKRFADIDVFDIEVDTQDPDEIIKCCQLLEPTFGGINLEDIKGPECFYIEETLKKTMNIPVFHDDQHGTAIISAAALLNALEIVGKDISKIRVVYSGAGAAGIACAKLYVSLGVKKENLLMVDSKGVMYEGRGDTFNKYKQEFVRKTDCRTLADAMKDSDVFVGVSIKDLVTKDMVRSMAKDPIVFAMANPDPEITYPEALAARKDVIMATGRSDYPNQVNNVLGFPFIFRGALDVAATAINEEMKIAAVKALAGLAKEEVPDVVAEAYGGSHFKFGREYLIPKPFDPRILVWEASAIAQAAMDTGVAKHPVDIDQYKEELAQRIGHGRTIMRVVSEKARRTPRKVVYPEGHSSRILRAAHQVVEGGLAQPVVLGNPKAIKVLAAEHDIKLNGIEIIDPSASSKRDEYAEMYYEKRKRRGVTRSKAENAMNSPTKFGVMMLENGDCDAVLAGVITDYPTTIRAALEIIDLKPGVTRVSGLFVMLDKDQVYLFADTTVNINPTAEQLVEIAEGAVRVCKGLNIKPRIAMLSFSNFGSAPYPESKKVARATAMLKEKYPDLIVEGEMQADTALMPEFMEKHFPFSLLKEKANVFVFPDLNSGNIAYKLAQRMGGLEAIGPILNGLSKPVHVLHRTLSVSEIVDMTAIAVVDANS; encoded by the coding sequence ATGGTTACCAAACAGGAAGCCCTCGATTATCACAGTCATGGTCGACCAGGCAAGATAGAAGTTGTTTCGACCAAGCCGTGTCGAAAGGAACGTGATCTGTCATTGGCCTACACCCCCGGTGTAGCCGATCCGTGTATGGAGATTCACCGAAATCCAGAAGATGTGTACAAGTACACAGCCAAGGGGAACTTAGTCGCAGTTGTTTCCAACGGCTCCGCTGTACTGGGACTGGGCAATATTGGTCCTGCCGCAGGCAAGCCGGTTATGGAGGGCAAAGGGATTCTGTTCAAGAGATTCGCTGATATTGATGTATTCGATATCGAGGTGGATACCCAGGATCCGGACGAGATAATCAAGTGTTGTCAATTGCTGGAGCCTACCTTCGGTGGTATCAATCTCGAAGATATCAAAGGTCCGGAGTGCTTCTACATTGAAGAGACCCTCAAGAAGACTATGAACATCCCGGTTTTCCACGATGACCAGCATGGAACGGCGATTATTTCGGCGGCCGCTTTACTGAATGCGCTCGAGATTGTTGGTAAGGACATCAGTAAAATCAGAGTTGTATACTCTGGAGCCGGCGCGGCCGGTATTGCGTGTGCCAAGTTGTATGTGTCCCTGGGAGTGAAAAAAGAAAACCTGCTGATGGTCGATTCCAAGGGTGTCATGTACGAAGGGCGTGGAGACACATTCAACAAGTACAAACAAGAGTTCGTTCGCAAGACAGATTGCCGTACTCTGGCTGATGCCATGAAGGATTCTGATGTGTTTGTCGGCGTGTCGATCAAGGATCTGGTGACTAAGGATATGGTTCGATCCATGGCCAAGGATCCGATTGTATTTGCAATGGCTAATCCTGATCCGGAGATTACTTATCCCGAAGCCCTTGCGGCTCGTAAAGATGTAATTATGGCTACCGGTCGGAGCGACTATCCCAACCAGGTCAATAATGTGTTGGGGTTCCCGTTCATCTTCCGTGGGGCACTTGATGTTGCTGCCACCGCCATTAACGAAGAGATGAAGATTGCAGCCGTCAAAGCTCTGGCAGGATTGGCCAAGGAAGAGGTCCCTGATGTCGTGGCAGAAGCTTATGGTGGAAGCCATTTTAAATTTGGAAGAGAGTATCTGATTCCTAAACCGTTTGATCCTCGCATTCTTGTGTGGGAAGCTTCGGCTATCGCTCAGGCGGCAATGGATACTGGCGTTGCAAAACATCCAGTTGATATCGATCAGTACAAAGAAGAGCTGGCCCAGCGTATTGGACACGGCCGGACAATCATGCGGGTTGTCAGCGAAAAAGCACGTCGTACTCCACGCAAGGTCGTATATCCTGAAGGTCATTCCAGCCGTATTCTCCGCGCTGCTCACCAAGTTGTCGAGGGGGGACTGGCTCAGCCGGTTGTGCTGGGGAATCCCAAGGCTATCAAGGTTTTGGCGGCGGAGCATGACATCAAATTGAACGGCATTGAGATCATAGATCCCTCCGCATCGTCCAAGCGAGACGAGTACGCTGAAATGTACTACGAGAAGCGTAAACGACGTGGTGTCACCCGGAGCAAGGCTGAGAATGCCATGAATAGCCCGACCAAGTTCGGCGTTATGATGCTTGAAAACGGTGACTGCGATGCTGTCCTTGCGGGTGTAATCACCGACTACCCCACGACTATCCGAGCGGCACTGGAAATAATCGATCTCAAACCAGGCGTCACCCGTGTATCGGGTCTGTTTGTCATGCTTGATAAGGATCAGGTGTACCTGTTTGCCGATACGACGGTTAATATCAACCCGACGGCAGAGCAACTGGTAGAGATCGCCGAAGGCGCCGTTCGTGTATGTAAGGGCCTCAATATTAAGCCGCGAATTGCAATGCTCTCGTTCTCCAATTTTGGTTCGGCCCCCTATCCCGAATCGAAGAAGGTGGCCAGGGCGACTGCAATGCTCAAAGAAAAGTACCCGGACCTGATTGTTGAGGGTGAGATGCAGGCTGATACGGCCTTGATGCCCGAGTTCATGGAGAAACATTTTCCTTTCTCACTGTTGAAAGAAAAGGCTAATGTGTTTGTGTTTCCCGATCTCAACTCCGGAAATATCGCCTACAAACTGGCGCAGCGTATGGGCGGTCTGGAAGCCATTGGGCCGATCCTCAACGGCTTGTCCAAGCCGGTGCACGTGTTGCACCGTACCTTGAGTGTGAGTGAGATCGTCGATATGACGGCCATTGCCGTTGTCGATGCCAATAGCTGA
- a CDS encoding TonB-dependent receptor, protein MARKWICTLALGITITTISPSTQSQDINPVYELKDIIVVTGAISPVKFSELPRSIEVIGPDQIAQSPAITVAELLAQVPGVDVRRRGANGVQADISIRGGTFEQTLVMIDGVPLSDPQTGHHNLDLPLNLNDIKQIEVLKGPGSRLFGPGAMGGAINIITRQPQETAVRLKTIAGNHGLFDHSLAVSMIKGKTQHRLSLGRRACEGHVEGAEFDVSIFSYGISFPVGDAAARFDARYTDKEFGAYRFYSDRFPDEWEATSSLLLSGGVNYEYGKAVVSTRAFWRRHDDEFILDRNRPQWYCNQHTTDVFGGEARSYLTTEWGVTSLAVEISAEEIESSSLGDHRRSRTGLFLEHRFTPITNVSVVPGATVYHYEDWGWRMWPGVDIGYRPTETTNLFFTVGKSFRVPTYTDLYYESPANMGNPDLEPEEAWTYEIGGRWSHPGLLFNAAVFVRNGQNLIDWSRLNSEDDWQAHNVSEVTTRGMEIGVVADPTKLWGGRVFSKLHLSYTYLDADYSSRDYESKYVHDHLQHQLILRTQSNLTSIFHLSSTVRYLRRFEHDGSIVVDTRLRLRMEDVEFMAEIDNLFDADYTEIGTVPMPGRWLRVGLSLNTDGL, encoded by the coding sequence ATGGCCCGAAAATGGATCTGCACCTTGGCTTTAGGCATTACTATTACGACTATTTCTCCCTCAACTCAGTCGCAAGACATCAATCCCGTATATGAACTGAAGGATATCATTGTAGTCACTGGTGCCATATCACCGGTGAAGTTCTCCGAGTTACCCCGCAGCATTGAAGTGATCGGGCCGGACCAGATAGCCCAGTCCCCCGCCATTACCGTGGCAGAGTTGTTAGCCCAGGTTCCCGGGGTCGATGTCCGTCGGCGAGGGGCTAACGGGGTTCAGGCGGATATCAGTATCCGGGGAGGAACTTTCGAACAAACGCTGGTGATGATCGACGGCGTACCACTCAGTGATCCACAGACCGGGCACCACAATCTTGATCTACCCTTGAACCTCAATGACATCAAGCAAATAGAGGTCCTTAAAGGACCCGGTTCCCGACTGTTCGGCCCCGGCGCCATGGGCGGAGCTATCAATATCATTACTCGCCAGCCTCAGGAGACAGCCGTCAGGCTCAAGACAATCGCTGGAAATCATGGTCTTTTTGATCACTCCCTGGCCGTTTCGATGATAAAGGGCAAGACGCAACATCGCCTGTCGCTGGGTCGTCGGGCTTGCGAGGGTCATGTAGAAGGTGCGGAGTTTGATGTCTCGATTTTTTCATACGGCATATCTTTTCCCGTGGGAGATGCAGCGGCTCGTTTTGACGCCCGGTATACTGACAAAGAGTTTGGAGCCTACCGATTCTACAGCGACCGCTTTCCCGACGAATGGGAAGCAACTTCATCGCTGCTTCTTTCTGGAGGAGTTAATTATGAGTATGGTAAGGCCGTAGTATCCACCCGTGCCTTCTGGCGACGGCATGACGACGAGTTCATCCTCGACCGCAACCGTCCCCAATGGTATTGTAACCAGCATACAACCGATGTCTTCGGAGGCGAAGCACGTTCTTATCTGACGACAGAATGGGGTGTAACATCCCTCGCCGTCGAAATATCAGCAGAAGAAATTGAGAGCTCCTCGCTTGGTGACCATCGTCGATCCCGCACCGGCCTGTTTCTCGAACACCGCTTCACTCCCATAACCAATGTTTCTGTGGTTCCCGGAGCTACCGTCTATCACTATGAGGATTGGGGATGGAGAATGTGGCCCGGTGTTGACATCGGATACCGTCCCACTGAAACCACCAATTTGTTTTTCACCGTTGGGAAATCCTTTCGTGTCCCCACCTATACCGACCTATACTATGAGAGCCCGGCCAATATGGGCAACCCCGATTTGGAGCCGGAGGAAGCATGGACGTACGAGATCGGGGGACGGTGGTCGCATCCGGGGTTACTGTTCAACGCTGCTGTTTTTGTCCGCAACGGACAGAACCTTATCGATTGGTCCCGCCTCAACTCTGAGGACGACTGGCAAGCACATAACGTTTCCGAGGTCACTACCCGCGGGATGGAGATTGGCGTTGTTGCCGACCCAACGAAACTCTGGGGTGGTCGAGTCTTTTCCAAGCTGCACCTGAGCTATACCTATCTCGACGCCGATTATTCCAGCCGGGATTATGAATCCAAGTATGTCCATGATCATCTTCAGCATCAGCTGATCCTGAGGACCCAATCGAACCTGACCAGCATTTTTCATTTGTCGTCAACCGTTCGCTATCTGCGCCGCTTTGAACATGACGGAAGCATTGTGGTCGATACTAGGCTCAGGTTGCGTATGGAAGATGTGGAATTTATGGCCGAGATTGATAATCTGTTCGATGCCGACTACACAGAGATTGGTACCGTACCCATGCCCGGCCGTTGGCTGCGAGTGGGGTTAAGCCTGAACACGGATGGGCTGTGA
- a CDS encoding sodium:solute symporter family protein, producing MFDLIVISAYFVVMLFVGWRVRRQTPDSYWLAGRKYGTNRITTSLVATIFGASSTIGIVGLGYTQGLTGAWWAMMGGLALIPLGLFLAARVRTQRVVTLPDILRNAYGPRVALIGGVVIAVAWCGVVAAQFVAGGRIIAVLFGVEFQWTLIAVAVVCICYTFLGGQLSVIKTDRWQFGLLIGSVFLLLSFLLFGGDQQALSWASLPAGALDFPVSEKFGWYELLVFYPLIVGLPYLTGPDIYSRVLSARSDKAARRATLLAAGVVVPLALLLAFLGVLIATRFPLLPAEDALPHALQTLMPSGLRGLVAAGFLAAIMSSADSCLISAATIFSRNVVDPASKKSAERQLYITRAAVIGLGLVAGGIALMQRGIIPSLLLGYTIFVGGLAVPTLASFWRKRLGITSSAGFWAVTAGGASAILGKVNDGIAIKALLTESGMEILATILGPKALSILPLFLSAFVLITVSRLSRRH from the coding sequence ATGTTTGACCTGATAGTAATCTCAGCTTACTTCGTGGTTATGCTGTTTGTCGGTTGGCGTGTTCGCAGGCAGACGCCTGACTCGTATTGGTTAGCTGGACGTAAATACGGAACGAACCGTATTACTACCTCACTCGTGGCTACCATTTTTGGTGCCTCATCAACGATCGGTATTGTTGGTCTGGGTTACACTCAGGGTTTGACCGGTGCCTGGTGGGCCATGATGGGTGGTCTGGCTTTGATACCCCTTGGCCTGTTTCTGGCGGCCCGAGTCCGCACACAAAGGGTCGTCACACTACCCGACATTCTACGCAATGCGTATGGTCCACGAGTTGCCCTCATCGGCGGAGTTGTGATCGCAGTGGCCTGGTGTGGTGTGGTGGCGGCCCAGTTTGTCGCTGGAGGCCGGATCATCGCCGTTCTGTTCGGTGTCGAGTTTCAATGGACTCTGATAGCAGTCGCGGTTGTGTGCATATGTTATACTTTTCTGGGGGGGCAGTTGTCGGTTATCAAAACTGACCGGTGGCAGTTTGGTCTCTTGATCGGCAGTGTTTTCCTGTTGCTCTCGTTTCTGCTGTTCGGGGGTGACCAACAGGCGCTATCGTGGGCTTCCTTGCCCGCAGGTGCGCTGGACTTTCCGGTGTCGGAGAAATTCGGTTGGTACGAGCTATTGGTTTTCTACCCGCTAATCGTAGGACTTCCATATTTGACCGGACCCGACATCTACTCACGGGTTCTGAGCGCCCGCAGCGATAAGGCAGCACGACGAGCAACCCTGTTGGCAGCGGGGGTGGTGGTGCCCCTGGCGCTGTTGCTGGCCTTTCTTGGGGTCCTCATCGCGACCAGATTTCCGTTGCTTCCTGCCGAGGATGCGCTTCCACATGCTCTGCAAACCCTGATGCCATCCGGTTTGCGTGGGCTGGTAGCGGCTGGATTTCTGGCGGCCATAATGTCATCGGCTGATAGTTGTCTGATCTCAGCCGCGACGATATTCTCTCGAAACGTCGTTGATCCGGCTTCGAAGAAGTCAGCAGAGAGACAGTTGTACATCACCCGTGCCGCGGTGATAGGGCTTGGACTGGTGGCTGGAGGGATCGCCCTGATGCAGCGCGGTATCATTCCATCGCTGCTGCTTGGCTACACCATTTTTGTAGGCGGTCTGGCCGTGCCCACTCTGGCAAGTTTCTGGCGGAAGCGTCTCGGAATAACCAGCTCGGCCGGTTTCTGGGCCGTAACTGCAGGGGGAGCATCTGCAATTCTGGGCAAAGTTAATGACGGGATTGCCATTAAAGCACTTCTGACTGAAAGTGGAATGGAGATTCTCGCTACGATTCTGGGGCCGAAAGCGTTGAGTATCCTGCCGCTGTTTCTTTCCGCTTTTGTGTTGATAACAGTCAGTCGGTTATCCCGTCGCCACTGA